The DNA sequence TATGCATTAAACCCTATCCTATTAGATAGTAAGACAGATCAGTCCCTGATAAAGTTATTTCTAACTCAGCAATTCCAGAAGAGTGTGTTATTCAAACCACAAATAGGGAATGCAAACTTACCCCTGCAGTTGGAGCTGACTGTGACAAAGGAAGCACAACCAGTTGTTGAGAGCtgcctccttctttcttcttaggCTTCTTTGTTTTCGGCTTCCAATTGGGGTTTGATGGAGCTCCTTTGCAGGTTTTGTAGTTGTGGCCCTTTTCACCACACTTACTGCAAGCCACGGAGAATGACTTCTTCAATTTTCCCCCTTGCATCAATGGCTCAGCAGGATCTTTCTGTCTGTTGTGAACTTTTGGCCGGCCAATAGGCCTCTTGATGATGGGGGGTTCTGGTGCTGAGTATTCAGTTCGGGGCCAGAAATCTGCACTGGGGACTGGTTTGATGCAATGTGAGTAAGTCCGTTTTATGGATTCCATACACAACCAGGGGTGCACGTAATCTTCAGCCCTGTCACGCCTTTTCATTATAGCAGCAAGGGCATGTGTGCATGGCATTCCTACCCAAAAAAATGTATTCAGGCTTAACTCAGAGTATAGAATAGGTAAGTTACATGTGAAGAAACAGTTAACAACTATAGGTGAACAAACAATTACCAGTAAGTTGCCATCGATTGCAGGAGCATGTGTACTTAATCAGGTCCACATCAACCTTGACTCCTTTGCGGCTCACCTCAAAcctttttctttcattatctCCAACCCACTCTGCCACCCACTTTGTGCTAAGAGTCAGTAATTTTTCCAACCGTTTTTGCTGCACTGGTGCTAGTTTACCAGGGTGATTTTCCAAAACTCGCTTGTGGTTTACCATCCTCCTCATCAGGTAACACCTGATCTCTTCACACATAGTGAGGATTGGCTTGCAGCGATAGTTAACTATTTTGGCATTGAACACCTCACACATGTTGTTGGTGAGGTTATCAACTTTCGGGCCATGTGAAAAATAAGCCTTGACCCATGTCTCTGGCTCAAACTTGGAGAGGTATTCCCAAGCCCCCTGATTCACTGCCTTCAGCCGTTCCATACAGTCTTTGAACTCTGCAACTGTTGTGCATCTGGCACACTCCCAGACAACCTCTCTTATGTATAGATCTTTGAATCTATTAACGAAGTTCTTCCACATGTGCATCACGCAGTTCCTGTGCCTGGCTTTTGGCATGACTTCCTTTAAGGCAGGGAGTAAACCCTGCATTGAACATGAGCAGCCATCATTTAGAACTCAGCAAATATATAGTAAGTGTGCAACAATGAACCAAGCAAACATCAAACCTTTTGTTGATCTGAAATGAAGTTCCAGCCATGATTTATGTCGTCTCCTATGTCTGCCTGAAGGTTAGTGAGGAACCATTTCCAGGCATCCTTCGTCTCAGCCCTGACGACCCCATATGCAACCACATAAAATTGGTTGTTCGCGTCTTGGGCAACTGCTGATAAAAGCCACCCCATGTAGTATGTCTTGAGAAAGCATCCATCCAGGTGCAGCAAAGGCCTACACCCTTCCTTGAACCCTCGCTTACAGGCATCTAAGCATATGTATATCTTGTCGAAAACAGGGGGAGCTTCAGGAAGTGTCATAAGTTCCAGCCTTGCAGTAGATCCTGGATTAGAACTTAAAATCTGCTCACAATAATCCCTTATCCTCTTGTATTGTTCCTTCTCGTTTCCCATAATCTTATCCCTGGCCTCAACCACTGCTCTATACACCATTTTAGGATGGGGAGCAAGAGAAAATTCCTCCCTTAGGAACTCAGTTGCCTCCCTAGTAGTCATGTGTGGTTGGGTAGCCATCCTCTTCACAATTTTCCTGCTGATCCAATGCTGGTCTGCTGCGTTACTCCCTAAATCCCTTGCACAACTATGCTCTGGCTGGTAGGTCTTAATTTGGTAACATTGCAGAGTTTTGTTGTAAGAAAGATGAACCAAGAAATTGCATTCTTCATCCTTGCAGCCCACTCTCACTCTCTCCCTATCATTTTTGATCCACTTAACCTCCCTACCTTCAGCAATTAATGAGTCCTTCACCACATCTTTAAACCGTTCAACACTTGCAAACCTCATCCCTAACTCAAATCTGCCCTGACCATGAGCATAGTCATCGTCAAACTCTGAAAACTTGTGGCCTTCACCTTCATCATCTGATCCCATAGGTGTGTGCAACTCCTCCGACTCATACTCAAACATGATTTCCTCAGGCTCTGTGGGGACTTCACTTACATAGTATCTCCATGCATTATCCAGTCCTGGCCTACACCCACCACCTCCTCCATCACTAGGCCCAGCAGCAGACCCTAAACCAGCTTCACCAGCCGTCCCCTTTTTCCCCTGACCGCTATCTTCTCCAGTTGGATGCTCCCTTTTACCATCTTGCACCTTCTTTGTGAATTTCTTTTTCGGGGTTATCACCTTCTTTCTTGGCTCCCTTACTCTTTTCCTCTTGCCACGAACAGCCTCTTTACTACTCTCAGAATCACTTCCATCACTCTCCAACCCAGCTGGTGGAGGTTTATATAATACATCTTCGGTGCTCTCATACCCATCATCCGATGAAGAGGATGTCTTCAATTCCTTTAATATTTCATCCACATCCACTTCATCGTCACCATCCTTGCCAGCATCAAATACTTCCTCCGGAGCATCAATGGGGTGGTCAAAGTAAATGTGGAACTCAAGACTCTGTTGGTGCTTCACTAAGTTCTCCCGCATTGCATTGATCCCTGCGTCCCCGGTTAACTCGTTCAGCCCAGACTCAAGCAACGCACTTGTTCGATCATACCAGTATACTGCTTTGTAGGACTGGTATCCCAAACCCTTAAATAAAGTTACAAGGTCCCCGAAGTTCACAAAATCTAAGTCCATCTCCGGGAACCTCTCTTCTTTACCATTCGCATAAACAAGAACACCATCACTACCTCTCACGAAGCTACCACCGTGGTGAAAAACTGGCACCACAAAAACATCCACCATCTGAAAATTACCAACCAACAACTATGTGTGAGTACTACATTACATtgaaaatttattacaaaatccCCCTTTGCCCTAACACAGTACCTCCTACGACTACTACTAGACACCATGCTCTAAAAACCATTTTTTGCCCTCATTACACCTCTGTTACATACATTGTCAACATGCACGCATCATCACTTCACCCTTACTACAAACTACAGAAATTTCAGGAGTAAGGAGGGCGATCTTACCTTGAAAGGAAGGCAGCGGTGCTAACCTCCACGGTAACCTTCTTTCTTGCCTCCGACCGCTCACTCACCGAACGCCGATTGCTCTTCCACGTAGTGCAATTTTTGGAGGGAGAAACAGGGGAGGGGTTTTGATCGTCTTCGTGTTATGTGTATTGCGTGGGTGAGTTGTGCTTAGTTTCGAAAGGTTGGGGAGAAACGGCTGCGTTTTGGGCTCTGGGGACATATTTGTCCTCTTTTACAAAGCCCAGCCTACGTGGCAACCCGTTAAGGCCAGGTCAGCGCCACGGAGCCACGTCACCGTTTTCCGTCAACCTTTAACGGAGACACTCAAACGGAGGGGTGAAAACGTCTACTTTTTAACGGGGTCAGGGACATTTAAGTATTTCCTAATCCTCGGGGACGAAAATGTCCTCCAAAACAAAGGTCAGGGACGAAATTGTCctttactctaaattttataatACTTAATTGGATATTAATaacttttagttaaaaataaaatgatttgTATACTACTATGTTATTGTTTcgctcttttaatttaaaatttgtattatatattatcttactggtatataattaattaatatacttATTTCATGTCAGGCAGCTTGTTCATATCTTATGTAAGCTTAACTGTATTATATTATATTCGTCCTTTTTGTCATATATAGTGATATCTTAATTAGTACTAATAATTAATAATCCATAGTTAGCTTCTACACCAACTTGTCAATTTCATTAGTAAAGTAAGGGAAAGAAGAAACAAGTGACAATATTATATGCAAATATAATTTCTCTATGCAAATTATGTATCTGACATGTATATTAGCTACTAATAAGTTGTATCTGCGTTTGTTTACAGGGATAGGATACTGAAATAAGAATACTGAGACATAAAATCATGTTTGACAGAGGAGACAATGTGTTTAAAGatactaaattagtgtattttatgtccatcctgacagaaagaacacggagacactaacgagagacataatttattttttattttttctttcgttattcttgttaatttttcataattatatttttattgttatattttttatctcaaattttttgaattaaaaaaaagaagagaataaattgaattttcgttatttgttttaatttatcaccaaacaaaatataagaacacaaaattttgtgtttctatcCATCAGTgttttattctattctattctcAGTGTCTTGTCTTATACTGTTCTTAAAAACAAGCCTTAGTTATAACTTATAAATTTATAAGAATAGAAAGTAAGTTTCATTTGTATCTTTCTTTCTAAACAACATATTACTGCACTATATGTTTATTATtgtataacaaaaaatattgctAGCTGGTGTCTGAGTATCTTTGTATTCATAACTGGACTTATATATTCATTCATTTAGTTGAGTTAATTTGCATGCCATATTAATTCatcaataatacaaaataaataaatgaaactcattacaaattaaaagaagaggaTTTAATTTTGTCATACTCAAATACCtactatattaatttaattatcttaaGAAATTAAAAATGAGAAACATGTCCTATAATTGATCAATGATAATCTAATAACAGCTAGTTTAACTTTAGAAAGATGAAGTTCTAAAACACCATAATATAATAGACAACAATGACAGacataaactaaaatatttagtaaataaaactaaaaattattttcaataaataaaaatattttaatttttaaaattttaaaagacttTAATAATAGatgtaaatatataaaaaataaatactataTACCTACAAAAAATCAATCaccaaataattattatatatgtatattatttaatttatttttaatatatatatatatatattatatttcaaTATGAACTAATtcaataaatttattctttttcacgcataatataattatattttttattttcaaataaaaaaaatatttatacttttaaaaaatatttacacttCTTCAAAATACCTTATCAAACCTAACTTTGATCTAATTATATATACAAAGCCATCATATCATCTTCATTTTAAAATAGAAAGATTCTttccaaaacataaataaaaatgggtagaACTATcctgtaattatttttatgtaaattattagttaataattattaaataatttaatatatttaactaaattattatctaataattttcgaTTAgcatttttatacaaaaataacgACTAAATTTTcaccataaaaatataaataattttatacgttatgttacgtgtatattaaaatcagctaTTAAAGTCAATTATAAGTATAAAATACATgccaaaatataaatacacactaaaaataattaaactacatatatttatacacaaatatatttgtggctgattttagtatataaataatatttttgtagttTTATATATATCTAAGACGGGTACCTTATTGGCATCGCCAACAATGAGTGCACCGCCGTGATCCAAAGCTACCCCAAGTGGTCTTCCACCGGTGTTGACCCAGTCTTCCACCACTTCCGAGCCACTCACCGAGTCATCACTCAACTTGACTCGCTTGATCCAACCATCCCTACACCCCGTGTAAACCACGTTCGTCGCCACGTCGTAAACTAAATCTTCCGGCCCCGCCACGCGTCCATTTCCGATAACCTCAGACCCTCGTCGCATGTTGTCGTTGCGAGCCAGCGTGCCAGCCACCAAGTTGGGCCGGCTTATCTCGTGTTCTGGTAACAGAACCGGTTCAAACGGGTCGAGCCGGAATAAAACCGCAGCGATAACCACAGGAAGAAGGACAATGACAAAGAACGTTgtccttcttcttccttgaagttCAGAACGAGTTAGTGAAACTGAGTCACAACGTTCTGAACCTGACATTTTTGTTGTCAAACGGTGTTGACTTTAGTATAAGGTGAGAGATGtgttaattgaaattgaaatacgTTACTTTATATATAGAAAGTTATCAAATTAaagtatattatatttatatatgttgtattaaaTTAAGAGAAATAGTAGAGGGTcagtaatttttataatttataatcattaAATAGTTATTAATAATGATTATAATAGTATGAGATTGATATAAAATTTTATCTCactttttttattagttacaaaccgaaaaaaatttgatgaagttaCTTACCCTAAACTTTTTCATAAACTAATAATATCCACACACATGACACACTCATATAACAACCCATAATAATACTAGGTAGACAGCAAATCACATATCAACAACGAGGGCTAAAGTGTAAATTTGATTAAGTTCGAGAATCTCAGTTAttgctatatttatttattaattaagaaCTATATGTAGAGCAGTTGTAACTTTTTTCTGTATATTTGAAttaataaatgagtttaattttgatatagtgacaatataaaatattttatatatttgtaattataattttttttaaatgatcattTACGCGATTAATGTAAAAGgtgattatttttgttaatatgacaattagatatatacataaaataattttatactgatcgtgtatcaaaattaaattattaatgaaTATAATGTAGCTAGGGTTTTGTGTTTTACTTTCATTCCATTATATCCTGAAATACAATGAATATTTATAGTGACACAAATATTCTAGTGAGTATAAAACTGTATTAGCTTTATTATTTTTGCTTAAAGTTAAACTAAGGTATAGAGGGACTACATTTTAGCCCACTTAATTAACCCAAtagaaaaaatagtttttcttttttaagagagtaaagtattatttttgtctccGATATTTGGagtaagttttaaaattattcctaatattaaatcgtcctatttaagtttgtAAACTTTAAAATTGGCTTAATTTTGTCTTGCCATTAGAAATCTGTTAACGGAATTAACAGCGGAACAAAattaagacgattttaaaacgttagagacttaaataggacgaaaatattggggacaaaaacgatacatagaaatatattttaattttatcctttaataatatcaattttttacggtacatagttattcaattattttttaatcacatctaagtaaattacacttaatcacattactttcattctaaataaatttatttttttataattttactcttaaaattttttactcataatgaaatatttgtagaatgactagtacataaacttgcaggaaaaaaatgatatatatacaataaagtataaattgtacCTTTTATCTCTAATGTATTGAaattctttaatgtttaatttaattaaactttatttttaataattttaaatgattttaatttaagaatgcctataaagtttattgaataactgcaaatagatttaattattgtgagtaattgattgattatgtggattgTGAATTGTTTGACAAATAATTGTTGAAAATATTGAATCTTAATGGATTATATTGGTTGATTACTCTTGAACTGGTTGTTAGATATATTGTAATGGTGGTAAAATTGGTTGGTGATTGTTTTGAAATGGATTGAGAGGTATTGAAAGTTGAATCTTGAAATGCTAAATTTTtgttagaaatttgatttttgagatAGACAATAGTTTTGAAAAGCGAACCAATAATTCAATAGTAATCGAAATAATATGAGATTAAAAGTTAAAGTGAATTATAATGAATATAGTTGCttagattcaaattttaaagatttCATATTAACTGGAGAATTAgttatgatttctcaaagttgaATTGTGAAATCTGATTTTCTGCCCTATTTTTAAACGAAGCCAGAAACTTTAAAAGTTTATAACtaattttgtgatgataagaattATATAGGATCAAGTCTAAATTAAATGTTGAGAACAATAACAATATTTTATCctcctttaaattatttttcctGTTTTAAGGGGGCAGCCAAGCTTAACAGCTAACAAAATAAatctttcaattttaaattttatttaaaaatacatatataagatATAAAATTTACAAGAAAACGAACATGCACAGTCAAAAGTCAAAACAccaaagtcaccaaaaaaaaagtcaaaacacCAAAGTCATAGATATACATGTTCAACATATTAATATTTGACTATTTGTAGTATTTCGCTATTtagttaagtaaaaaataaaaataaaaaataaaaaataaaaaataataatagcaaTAATAATCAGGTGACGACACCCCTTAATCAAGAGGAGCCGCCCCTAATAGAAAAACACATCTGTTTATTCGTCGATCAATTTGATAATCCTTATAATATTTAATTCGTAAACATATAATCACTCTTATTTAGTAGGAAGAAATAAAGCAAATGATATTTGGTCAACGCCCCAATAGGGGTTAAGGGTTTAATGGGCATAATAAAATCCTTTCTCTAAGTCATTCTacgattattttttaaaaagttcattatatattctctctttttttaattattttataataatgtaaaatataattattcatgtaaAAAGTTTTTCTTATTGATcgtgtattttattttagaaatcgctcctttttttttattacccTTTCTCCAGAAAGGAACAAAGATTTTTGAGTCACGAGTCTCGATGCCTTGTGAGTTGTCACTTTGAAGTTTGAAATGTGTTGGTTTTATGTTGATTACttctattgaaaatatttttaagtaaagATAATATCATAAATGTTAGATAATTCAATTAAACCTCTCAAATCATTTAGGTCTAATTTAgataatcaatttaattaaattcttcttgataaaataacttaaacaataaatgattctgttaaaaataatttctaaataagttattttgtatttgaatttttaactctaaaaatatttattttatagaaatgtaataaaaaataaaaatattatgagagaagttattttttttaacttctctataaactcctaaatagcttcttagaaaattgcaatttaattttaaaaattacaccagacattaatactactacttttcataagtcaaaagttaaaaaaattacttctaaATTTTTCCAAACGGACCCTTAATATGTTGAAGAAGATATTCTTATTGTAAACTATTtaatttttaagagtaaacaaCCTGAAATatccatcaaattaaaatatcatgaaatttaaataaaaaaattatatgaaaaaaaataatttttcaaaaataattttaagcttttgatagtgacatatttttcttcttttgaaaAGGTGGAAGCAGCCCATcttgagaaataaaaaaatatcaactaTAAATTAAATaggtttaatttataaattttaaataaaatagattTCTATTAATAGTATCCTAACATAACTCACTTATAATACCTTTATTATCTTAATGATATTGATTCATCACCATCCAAAACATTAGTCTTCTGTGTActtccaaaagaaaaataataggaaACTTCAAATTAGAATTATTGCTGCTGCCTGGTGCCACAACCACAGCAGAAGATTGTTGACCATTGTGCCCAAACAGAGGTTCACAACCAAAACCACCACAAAAACCCGATGTTGCAAAAATTATTAATTCCAATATATTTGATCAAATGCTTAAGCACCGTAGCAGTGGATTCTATGGATTCTATACCTATATTGCTTTCATTGAATTAAACATGATATTATATAAGAATAAGACAACCAAATTTTGATATTCTAACTTAACAACTCTTTGCTTCTAAAAATCTCAAATGTGATAGTTTATGCAATTGAAAATTAGTGGAATATACATTTTATGCCCCTTAAAGAATCTATTTGTAATGAGATGAATTTCCCAAAAAAAATACTAGGGAAGGATGTATGATACTTACAACACATTCTCAGAAGAGAGAGGAGGGTCAAGCATCCCTCCAAGACCCACACCCATAAATTCTGCAGCAAATTCCTCATCATTTTTTCCCAGCATATCCTTTAAGCTACATTCAATATGCCTTCCCTTGAGTACAAAGTATCTTGGCTTTATCTTCTTTTCTAATGAATAGCTAAAATACCGAGGGTAATCAACAACTTCTCGTACCGGCCTCTTCATCGACTTCACTAAGAATTCTATTTTTGGCCTCAGAACCTCCTCTATACTGTACCCGAAGAGCGGAGAAAACGTGCGCACCATAAACCCAATCTCTTTCTCCGAAAGTCCTAACTTCATCAGGTACATCAGCCTGCAGAACATCACAGATGAACTTATGAAAATATAGAGAATGTGGGAGGTATACAATTATGATACTATAGAACAACATTAAACAATGATAGcaacaactaattttttttcaactagGTAGGATCAACTATATGCGGATCAAGCAATCTCAATTTGTTCAATCATAAACTGGAACACAACAATCGACAAAAGACTAAATTGATGAGGACAATACCGATGTAGTATGGTTTTATCAGTGTCCGTTACAAGTAATTCCGGATACTTTCTGATTACCCCAGGAAGATATGCTTCCGAAACGCCAACCCCAGAAAGGAATTCAATCTTCCTCTTAAGAGTTTTATTGATGCTGGCAGCGAAAATTTCTGGGCAGCGAGAAAGAATTCTCCCAACAATTTCTCTATCCAAGCCCATATTTTCAAAGAACAGAACAACCTGCAGACAACATGGAACACAAGCTTCTTAACtggaaaatataaaactaaagaaCAATGACATGCATATAGCACGCGTGACCgtagaaaaaagagaaataccTGTAGAAAATCTCTGGGCTTCCGCAATAGTAGCTGCGGGCTTCTAGCAATAACCCTATCTAACTTATTTCCCTTAACTCCAAGATCAGCCAACTGATCCAGCATCGACTTCAGCTTGCCAGTTGAACAACCCAATAGGTATGGTTGGCCTCTGATTGCAGAGTCAATACATATCTTTCTAACCTATAATGAAGCATTCCTTtcgttactagtctagtatttcaACAAATAAATTTTCTACTCATACTAATCAAATATATCTAACTCAAGTACCTACTAACTCATCCATAAAACAAGTATCACTAGCATCAATGGATACAAGCACATAGGCATTCAACAAATTCAATTCATAATAAGGCATGAAGAGGATCAAGCAACCAGCCAAAATCATGTGGATATGACATACTGCTAAAAAACTCCACATAATCTGATATAATTATGAAGATCCTAAAGAAACAACTACACAAAATTAAATCTGGTAAgtactaattaattttataattagtttttgaaaaagttctTACCATATTTTCTTGAATTAATCATACCACCAGCAACTTGTAAAATCCTAAAAGGTCAGATATTGGTTAACTTGATGCCTAAAACTTTCACCTAAAACACTGCAATAGCACATCATACTAGAGTGTATGCCAACTAGGAATTTTGACAGCATTGACATGGTTGTGATTTATGATGCTAAGAAAGGATATTTAACTTGTAAAGTACAATGCAACGGGTTTATTTCAGTTTGGTATCTtactcaatttaaattttttggtcTCGCTATAGAGTATGTTTAGGGAAACACCACTTCAAACTAAAGTCCTATTTGATTTGAGTAATATTAGCTCAACTTACAAAAAGATAAAGTCACAATGCATATAATATCAATAGGCAGAGAAGCATTGGCCTTACAAAATGATACCTTCTCAGAAAGAAAAAATCCATGAACCTCCTCATAGTTCTCTTGAATGCTTGTAGATAGAACCCAAGGATATCTGCTCAACAACTTGATATAATCTTTATCCACCAGATGAATCTGTAAAAGCATATATTATAGCAATTAAAACTTGGTCGAAAGTAGTCATGGTGCCAAAAGAGGATGGAAGGAAAGGAATAGACTCGAGAAAAAAGGAATAAACAACATGGATGGGAGGATACCTGTTTCAAGGCGAGGAGTCTAGCTTTAAGGAGTTGAATATTCCAGAACAGAATAGGCGGAAAAGAGAGTATTATGGTTGTGATGTGAACTCTGGGAACTCCAATATTGTGGAGAAAATCGATAATAGGAACGATGTGGTTATCCAGTGAGAGTGAAAGTAAACGAGGAAAGGAATCAATCAAATGGCGGAAGGCAGTGTCTTTGTCAGAAAGAAAGACATTTAAGCCTCCACGCCTGGCTTCAAGCTTCTCAAAGAAGGAGAGAGTATGCTGTAGATCATCGTCGATTGGAATGGACAGGTGGAGCATCATGCGACGAATGTTGTTGATGAGGAGGTGATCAGCTTGATGAGAAAAGAAGAGATCCTTGATGGATGCAACCTTGTGCATGAGGGATGGGAGGTTCTGAGAGGAGAGATACCTAGCAAGGGCGATAGATGAAGAAAGAGTGAAGCCGAGACTCTCAAAGTAAGGGAGTTTTCCATTGTCACCTTTGAGGGACGCAATGTGAAGAAGCTTTTCCCTGAAGCCCAAGGAGGCCGAATCGGAATTCCACATGGAGTGTTGGTCCAAATCCCTGACACTCTCCACCAACATGTTGGAGTAAGAGGGTGACTTGGATGCGATGGATAAGGACTCCTCCTCTGACACCCCTAATCCTTGAAGGAAAGTTGACACGGCTATACCTGCTTCCTTAAGTTCCCACTCAGAGGCagaaccacaacaacaacaaatgCTGCTGCCTCGTCTTGGCCTTGGTCGTCTTCTACTTTCTAATCGAAAGTGAAAAGTAGGAGTACGTCTACATGCATTGCTCGACAGCAGAAGAAAATGATGAGGCCGGGGAAGCTCAGGCAAGAGAAAGGAGGCTGTGTGAATATGGGGAGGCCACAACTGAGACAACATGCTCACATCAATTTCAAGTTCATCAAAGCAGCATCTCTAGTTTGCACGGCAACTTGCAGGTCCAAAGAAAAATGAGGCACACCACAGACGTCTCTGATAATTGCAATTCAGGAGGAGGAAATCATGATTTAAGGACCTATGACTTTCTCTAGTAATATTGTCATAGTCACAAGTCTAAGTAAATTTAGCCGAATATAA is a window from the Arachis hypogaea cultivar Tifrunner chromosome 1, arahy.Tifrunner.gnm2.J5K5, whole genome shotgun sequence genome containing:
- the LOC112789595 gene encoding uncharacterized protein, giving the protein MLSQLWPPHIHTASFLLPELPRPHHFLLLSSNACRRTPTFHFRLESRRRPRPRRGSSICCCCGSASEWELKEAGIAVSTFLQGLGVSEEESLSIASKSPSYSNMLVESVRDLDQHSMWNSDSASLGFREKLLHIASLKGDNGKLPYFESLGFTLSSSIALARYLSSQNLPSLMHKVASIKDLFFSHQADHLLINNIRRMMLHLSIPIDDDLQHTLSFFEKLEARRGGLNVFLSDKDTAFRHLIDSFPRLLSLSLDNHIVPIIDFLHNIGVPRVHITTIILSFPPILFWNIQLLKARLLALKQIHLVDKDYIKLLSRYPWVLSTSIQENYEEVHGFFLSEKVRKICIDSAIRGQPYLLGCSTGKLKSMLDQLADLGVKGNKLDRVIARSPQLLLRKPRDFLQVVLFFENMGLDREIVGRILSRCPEIFAASINKTLKRKIEFLSGVGVSEAYLPGVIRKYPELLVTDTDKTILHRLMYLMKLGLSEKEIGFMVRTFSPLFGYSIEEVLRPKIEFLVKSMKRPVREVVDYPRYFSYSLEKKIKPRYFVLKGRHIECSLKDMLGKNDEEFAAEFMGVGLGGMLDPPLSSENVL
- the LOC140184388 gene encoding uncharacterized protein is translated as MVDVFVVPVFHHGGSFVRGSDGVLVYANGKEERFPEMDLDFVNFGDLVTLFKGLGYQSYKAVYWYDRTSALLESGLNELTGDAGINAMRENLVKHQQSLEFHIYFDHPIDAPEEVFDAGKDGDDEVDVDEILKELKTSSSSDDGYESTEDVLYKPPPAGLESDGSDSESSKEAVRGKRKRVREPRKKVITPKKKFTKKVQDGKREHPTGEDSGQGKKGTAGEAGLGSAAGPSDGGGGGCRPGLDNAWRYYVSEVPTEPEEIMFEYESEELHTPMGSDDEGEGHKFSEFDDDYAHGQGRFELGMRFASVERFKDVVKDSLIAEGREVKWIKNDRERVRVGCKDEECNFLVHLSYNKTLQCYQIKTYQPEHSCARDLGSNAADQHWISRKIVKRMATQPHMTTREATEFLREEFSLAPHPKMVYRAVVEARDKIMGNEKEQYKRIRDYCEQILSSNPGSTARLELMTLPEAPPVFDKIYICLDACKRGFKEGCRPLLHLDGCFLKTYYMGWLLSAVAQDANNQFYVVAYGVVRAETKDAWKWFLTNLQADIGDDINHGWNFISDQQKGLLPALKEVMPKARHRNCVMHMWKNFVNRFKDLYIREVVWECARCTTVAEFKDCMERLKAVNQGAWEYLSKFEPETWVKAYFSHGPKVDNLTNNMCEVFNAKIVNYRCKPILTMCEEIRCYLMRRMVNHKRVLENHPGKLAPVQQKRLEKLLTLSTKWVAEWVGDNERKRFEVSRKGVKVDVDLIKYTCSCNRWQLTGMPCTHALAAIMKRRDRAEDYVHPWLCMESIKRTYSHCIKPVPSADFWPRTEYSAPEPPIIKRPIGRPKVHNRQKDPAEPLMQGGKLKKSFSVACSKCGEKGHNYKTCKGAPSNPNWKPKTKKPKKKEGGSSQQLVVLPLSQSAPTAGDSSSSQPSNTTPLQQPTAVTSAATPNPANVAPAPSRFTRSTLVIPTPGARVTPFRPPAPTTTPPSKVPGKVPSMVNNTSRLKHSKFRPKQKIFRPPAPLTQGQSSTPQVAPAEEDPKTITPTEQISKEST